One stretch of Oncorhynchus masou masou isolate Uvic2021 chromosome 9, UVic_Omas_1.1, whole genome shotgun sequence DNA includes these proteins:
- the LOC135546290 gene encoding large ribosomal subunit protein mL44-like — MASGYIVNRGVLTFGIHYQHVCRNVLLTHTREKKRWMKAYTLLMERKLKIEGPPPPKPRAQKPNWDYHAEVQAFSSRLKESFSPELLKTAFVNPCYIQSEQERRQALGVDSEMAALVLGDNIQLHSQGLEFTKSFLSDWCRASFPSLPSMGVVAIVAHLTSHPVVCLVARNLAIEDLTMSAQFPVPDEVLHSTFLAVIGALHESSGAERAGLFLRDFLVTQLVGKDLFEMWSVVNPMGLLVEELSKRNMALPEPRLTRSAGAGTVLPLYFVGLYSDKKLLAEAPGETVLAAEEEAARVALRKLYGYTENRRPCDFSAAEQPQVPGLQSFSSS, encoded by the exons ATGGCGTCTGGATACATTGTAAATCGTGGTGTGCTAACATTTGGAATTCACTATCAGCATGTTTGTAGAAATGTACTCCTTACACATACCCGAGAGAAGAAGCGATGGATGAAAGCATATACTCTTTTGATGGAAAGAAAGTTGAAGATAGAAGGGCCTCCACCACCTAAGCCACG TGCTCAAAAACCTAACTGGGACTATCATGCCGAAGTCCAGGCATTCAGCAGCCGCCTTAAAGAAAGTTTCTCCCCGGAGCTCCTGAAGACAGCCTTTGTGAACCCCTGTTACATTCAGTCAGAGCAAGAGAGGAGGCAGGCACTCGGCGTGGACTCTGAAATGGCCGCTCTGGTCCTGGGGGACAACATTCAGCTGCACAGCCAGGGCTTGGAGTTCACCAAGAGCTTCTTGTCTGACTGGTGCAGGGCTAGCTTCCCTAGCCTGCCCAGCATGGGAGTGGTCGCCATTGTCGCGCACCTGACCAGTCATCCAGTCGTGTGCCTTGTGGCGCGGAACCTTGCCATTGAGGACCTAACTATGAGTGCTCAATTCCCTGTCCCTGATGAAGTATTGCACAGTACGTTCCTTGCTGTGATTGGAGCACTCCATGAGAGCAGTGGAGCTGAGCGAGCAGGACTTTTCCTTCGG GATTTCCTGGTCACTCAGCTGGTAGGGAAAGACCTGTTTGAGATGTGGTCGGTGGTAAACCCAATGGGGCTGCTGGTGGAGGAGTTGTCCAAGAGGAACATGGCCCTCCCAGAGCCTCGCCTCACCAGGTCGGCCGGCGCCGGCACTGTGCTCCCACTCTACTTTGTAGGGCTGTACAG TGATAAGAAGCTCCTTGCCGAGGCTCCAGGGGAGACCGTTCTGGCTGCGGAGGAGGAGGCGGCACGCGTGGCCCTGAGGAAACTCTATGGCTACACTGAGAACCGGAGACCCTGTGACTTCTCTGCAGCGGAGCAGCCTCAGGTTCCTGGCCTCCAATCCTTCAGCAGCAGCTAA
- the LOC135546287 gene encoding arf-GAP domain and FG repeat-containing protein 1-like isoform X5 gives MAASAKRKQEEKHLKMLREMTSLPPNRKCFDCDQRGPTYANMTVGSFVCTSCSGILRGLNPPHRVKSISMTTFTQQEIEFLQKHGNESCKQIWLGLYDDRTTSIPDFREPQKVKEFLQDKYEKKRWFVPPEQAKVVASVHASISGSSASSTSSTPEVRPLKTLLGESAPTLHLNKHTPSQSPVGSRVAQALQLSQQQQQFHNKKFDLLSDLGGDIFAAPPHSQTAASSAANFANFAHFNSQPGGSVPSGVPGSLPPGASAGLRHPQSQLTGTSAADRYAALAELDTVFGSAAPATSVYNTVSTSQGGMFGPVTGVSSAQAQQCMSSMPQGFGGLSTNPFAAAAVAPATATTNPFQSNGRAAAVAAAGLFGGLHGQGYPPAHFATFGTGSMSMPAGFRTAATYNLPTSFSGTFQPPFPGQAPFPQPPAYPQQPNGVGFSAYGQAKAVVTPFGQAMAAPGVSSNPFLAGAPSGHYPSGSSSTNPFL, from the exons ATGGCGGCGAGTGCGAAAAGAAAGCAGGAGGAGAAACACCTGAAGATGCTGAGAGAAATGACGAGTTTGCCTCCTAACAGAAAGTGCTTTGACTGCGATCAGCGCGGCCCAACCTATGCCAACATGACGGTGGGGTCTTTCGTCTGCACCTCCTGCTCTGGCATACT gCGAGGGCTGAACCCACCCCACAGAGTGAAGTCCATCTCCATGACGACCTTCACGCAACAGGAAATCGAGTTTCTCCAGAAACACGGCAATGAG tCATGCAAACAGATATGGCTGGGGCTTTACGACGACAGAACTACCTCCATACCGGACTTCAGGGAACCCCAGAAAGTCAAGGAGTTCCTTCAGGACAAATACGAGAAGAAGAGATG GTTTGTTCCCCCGGAGCAGGCCAAAGTGGTGGCTTCTGTCCACGCCTCCATCTCCGGCTCGTCagccagcagcaccagcagcacccCCGAGGTCCGCCCCCTCAAAACACTGCTGGGGGAGTCGGCCCCCACCCTGCACCTCAACAAGCACACGCCCAGTCAG TCTCCGGTGGGGAGCCGTGTGGCCCAGGCCCTCCAGCtgagccagcagcagcagcagttccaCAACAAGAAGTTTGACCTCCTCAGCGACCTGGGCGGAGACATCTTCGCCGCGCCGCCCCACTCTCAGACTGCAGCAAGCTCGGCGGCCAACTTTGCCAACTTTGCACATTTCAACAGTCAGCCAG GAGGTAGTGTCCCGAGCGGGGTTCCGGGCTCTCTCCCCCCGGGGGCGTCGGCAGGGCTGCGTCACCCCCAGAGTCAGCTGACGGGTACGTCGGCGGCAGACCGCTACGCCGCGCTGGCCGAGCTGGACACCGTGTTCGGCTCGGCGGCCCCCGCCACCAGCGTCTACAACACCGTCAGCACTTCACAAGG GGGGATGTTTGGCCCTGTGACAGGAGTCTCGTCAGCCCAGGCACAGCAATGCATGTCCAGCATGCCCCAGGGTTTTGGAG GTCTGTCAACAAACCCTTTTGCTGCTGCAGCGGTTGCCCCGGCGACAGCCACCACCAACCCCTTCCAGAGCAACGGGAGAGCAGCGGCCGTGGCGGCAGCAG GCCTGTTTGGGGGTCTGCATGGGCAGGGTTACCCTCCAGCCCACTTTG CCACGTTTGGCACAGGGTCCATGAGCATGCCAGCCGGATTCAGGACCGCTGCTACCTACAACCTCCCCACCAGCTTCAGTGGGACCTTCCAACCTCCTTTCCCTGGCCAGGCCCCCTTCCCCCAGCCTCCGGCCTATCCCCAGCAAcccaacg GAGTGGGGTTTTCAGCCTATGGACAGGCCAAGGCTGTGGTAACCCCCTTTGGACAGGCGATGGCCGCCCCCGGGGTCTCTAGTAACCCCTTCTTG GCGGGCGCCCCTTCAGGACACTACCCCTCAGGAAGCTCTTCAACAAATCCTTTCTTATAG
- the LOC135546287 gene encoding arf-GAP domain and FG repeat-containing protein 1-like isoform X4, with protein sequence MAASAKRKQEEKHLKMLREMTSLPPNRKCFDCDQRGPTYANMTVGSFVCTSCSGILRGLNPPHRVKSISMTTFTQQEIEFLQKHGNESCKQIWLGLYDDRTTSIPDFREPQKVKEFLQDKYEKKRWFVPPEQAKVVASVHASISGSSASSTSSTPEVRPLKTLLGESAPTLHLNKHTPSQSPVGSRVAQALQLSQQQQQFHNKKFDLLSDLGGDIFAAPPHSQTAASSAANFANFAHFNSQPAFTSLSSSRSVGEFATAGTALPHPGAGAHRGSVPSGVPGSLPPGASAGLRHPQSQLTGTSAADRYAALAELDTVFGSAAPATSVYNTVSTSQGGMFGPVTGVSSAQAQQCMSSMPQGFGGLSTNPFAAAAVAPATATTNPFQSNGRAAAVAAAGLFGGLHGQGYPPAHFATFGTGSMSMPAGFRTAATYNLPTSFSGTFQPPFPGQAPFPQPPAYPQQPNGVGFSAYGQAKAVVTPFGQAMAAPGVSSNPFLAGAPSGHYPSGSSSTNPFL encoded by the exons ATGGCGGCGAGTGCGAAAAGAAAGCAGGAGGAGAAACACCTGAAGATGCTGAGAGAAATGACGAGTTTGCCTCCTAACAGAAAGTGCTTTGACTGCGATCAGCGCGGCCCAACCTATGCCAACATGACGGTGGGGTCTTTCGTCTGCACCTCCTGCTCTGGCATACT gCGAGGGCTGAACCCACCCCACAGAGTGAAGTCCATCTCCATGACGACCTTCACGCAACAGGAAATCGAGTTTCTCCAGAAACACGGCAATGAG tCATGCAAACAGATATGGCTGGGGCTTTACGACGACAGAACTACCTCCATACCGGACTTCAGGGAACCCCAGAAAGTCAAGGAGTTCCTTCAGGACAAATACGAGAAGAAGAGATG GTTTGTTCCCCCGGAGCAGGCCAAAGTGGTGGCTTCTGTCCACGCCTCCATCTCCGGCTCGTCagccagcagcaccagcagcacccCCGAGGTCCGCCCCCTCAAAACACTGCTGGGGGAGTCGGCCCCCACCCTGCACCTCAACAAGCACACGCCCAGTCAG TCTCCGGTGGGGAGCCGTGTGGCCCAGGCCCTCCAGCtgagccagcagcagcagcagttccaCAACAAGAAGTTTGACCTCCTCAGCGACCTGGGCGGAGACATCTTCGCCGCGCCGCCCCACTCTCAGACTGCAGCAAGCTCGGCGGCCAACTTTGCCAACTTTGCACATTTCAACAGTCAGCCAG CGTTCACGTCCCTCTCATCCAGCCGCAGTGTGGGTGAGTTTGCCACCGCTGGCACTGCTCTACCTCACCCGGGTGCAGGTGCTCACA GAGGTAGTGTCCCGAGCGGGGTTCCGGGCTCTCTCCCCCCGGGGGCGTCGGCAGGGCTGCGTCACCCCCAGAGTCAGCTGACGGGTACGTCGGCGGCAGACCGCTACGCCGCGCTGGCCGAGCTGGACACCGTGTTCGGCTCGGCGGCCCCCGCCACCAGCGTCTACAACACCGTCAGCACTTCACAAGG GGGGATGTTTGGCCCTGTGACAGGAGTCTCGTCAGCCCAGGCACAGCAATGCATGTCCAGCATGCCCCAGGGTTTTGGAG GTCTGTCAACAAACCCTTTTGCTGCTGCAGCGGTTGCCCCGGCGACAGCCACCACCAACCCCTTCCAGAGCAACGGGAGAGCAGCGGCCGTGGCGGCAGCAG GCCTGTTTGGGGGTCTGCATGGGCAGGGTTACCCTCCAGCCCACTTTG CCACGTTTGGCACAGGGTCCATGAGCATGCCAGCCGGATTCAGGACCGCTGCTACCTACAACCTCCCCACCAGCTTCAGTGGGACCTTCCAACCTCCTTTCCCTGGCCAGGCCCCCTTCCCCCAGCCTCCGGCCTATCCCCAGCAAcccaacg GAGTGGGGTTTTCAGCCTATGGACAGGCCAAGGCTGTGGTAACCCCCTTTGGACAGGCGATGGCCGCCCCCGGGGTCTCTAGTAACCCCTTCTTG GCGGGCGCCCCTTCAGGACACTACCCCTCAGGAAGCTCTTCAACAAATCCTTTCTTATAG
- the LOC135546287 gene encoding arf-GAP domain and FG repeat-containing protein 1-like isoform X1: protein MAASAKRKQEEKHLKMLREMTSLPPNRKCFDCDQRGPTYANMTVGSFVCTSCSGILRGLNPPHRVKSISMTTFTQQEIEFLQKHGNESCKQIWLGLYDDRTTSIPDFREPQKVKEFLQDKYEKKRWFVPPEQAKVVASVHASISGSSASSTSSTPEVRPLKTLLGESAPTLHLNKHTPSQSPVGSRVAQALQLSQQQQQFHNKKFDLLSDLGGDIFAAPPHSQTAASSAANFANFAHFNSQPAAQNANADFANFDAFGSAGPSGAFPSAPQAPFQTSHTAFTSLSSSRSVGEFATAGTALPHPGAGAHRGSVPSGVPGSLPPGASAGLRHPQSQLTGTSAADRYAALAELDTVFGSAAPATSVYNTVSTSQGGMFGPVTGVSSAQAQQCMSSMPQGFGGLSTNPFAAAAVAPATATTNPFQSNGRAAAVAAAGLFGGLHGQGYPPAHFATFGTGSMSMPAGFRTAATYNLPTSFSGTFQPPFPGQAPFPQPPAYPQQPNGVGFSAYGQAKAVVTPFGQAMAAPGVSSNPFLAGAPSGHYPSGSSSTNPFL from the exons ATGGCGGCGAGTGCGAAAAGAAAGCAGGAGGAGAAACACCTGAAGATGCTGAGAGAAATGACGAGTTTGCCTCCTAACAGAAAGTGCTTTGACTGCGATCAGCGCGGCCCAACCTATGCCAACATGACGGTGGGGTCTTTCGTCTGCACCTCCTGCTCTGGCATACT gCGAGGGCTGAACCCACCCCACAGAGTGAAGTCCATCTCCATGACGACCTTCACGCAACAGGAAATCGAGTTTCTCCAGAAACACGGCAATGAG tCATGCAAACAGATATGGCTGGGGCTTTACGACGACAGAACTACCTCCATACCGGACTTCAGGGAACCCCAGAAAGTCAAGGAGTTCCTTCAGGACAAATACGAGAAGAAGAGATG GTTTGTTCCCCCGGAGCAGGCCAAAGTGGTGGCTTCTGTCCACGCCTCCATCTCCGGCTCGTCagccagcagcaccagcagcacccCCGAGGTCCGCCCCCTCAAAACACTGCTGGGGGAGTCGGCCCCCACCCTGCACCTCAACAAGCACACGCCCAGTCAG TCTCCGGTGGGGAGCCGTGTGGCCCAGGCCCTCCAGCtgagccagcagcagcagcagttccaCAACAAGAAGTTTGACCTCCTCAGCGACCTGGGCGGAGACATCTTCGCCGCGCCGCCCCACTCTCAGACTGCAGCAAGCTCGGCGGCCAACTTTGCCAACTTTGCACATTTCAACAGTCAGCCAG CTGCTCAGAACGCAAACGCAGACTTTGCTAACTTTGATGCGTTTGGGAGCGCGGGTCCATCGGGTGCTTTCCCCTCGGCACCCCAAGCCCCCTTCCAGACCTCACATACAG CGTTCACGTCCCTCTCATCCAGCCGCAGTGTGGGTGAGTTTGCCACCGCTGGCACTGCTCTACCTCACCCGGGTGCAGGTGCTCACA GAGGTAGTGTCCCGAGCGGGGTTCCGGGCTCTCTCCCCCCGGGGGCGTCGGCAGGGCTGCGTCACCCCCAGAGTCAGCTGACGGGTACGTCGGCGGCAGACCGCTACGCCGCGCTGGCCGAGCTGGACACCGTGTTCGGCTCGGCGGCCCCCGCCACCAGCGTCTACAACACCGTCAGCACTTCACAAGG GGGGATGTTTGGCCCTGTGACAGGAGTCTCGTCAGCCCAGGCACAGCAATGCATGTCCAGCATGCCCCAGGGTTTTGGAG GTCTGTCAACAAACCCTTTTGCTGCTGCAGCGGTTGCCCCGGCGACAGCCACCACCAACCCCTTCCAGAGCAACGGGAGAGCAGCGGCCGTGGCGGCAGCAG GCCTGTTTGGGGGTCTGCATGGGCAGGGTTACCCTCCAGCCCACTTTG CCACGTTTGGCACAGGGTCCATGAGCATGCCAGCCGGATTCAGGACCGCTGCTACCTACAACCTCCCCACCAGCTTCAGTGGGACCTTCCAACCTCCTTTCCCTGGCCAGGCCCCCTTCCCCCAGCCTCCGGCCTATCCCCAGCAAcccaacg GAGTGGGGTTTTCAGCCTATGGACAGGCCAAGGCTGTGGTAACCCCCTTTGGACAGGCGATGGCCGCCCCCGGGGTCTCTAGTAACCCCTTCTTG GCGGGCGCCCCTTCAGGACACTACCCCTCAGGAAGCTCTTCAACAAATCCTTTCTTATAG
- the LOC135546287 gene encoding arf-GAP domain and FG repeat-containing protein 1-like isoform X3 — MAASAKRKQEEKHLKMLREMTSLPPNRKCFDCDQRGPTYANMTVGSFVCTSCSGILRGLNPPHRVKSISMTTFTQQEIEFLQKHGNESCKQIWLGLYDDRTTSIPDFREPQKVKEFLQDKYEKKRWFVPPEQAKVVASVHASISGSSASSTSSTPEVRPLKTLLGESAPTLHLNKHTPSQSPVGSRVAQALQLSQQQQQFHNKKFDLLSDLGGDIFAAPPHSQTAASSAANFANFAHFNSQPAAQNANADFANFDAFGSAGPSGAFPSAPQAPFQTSHTGGSVPSGVPGSLPPGASAGLRHPQSQLTGTSAADRYAALAELDTVFGSAAPATSVYNTVSTSQGGMFGPVTGVSSAQAQQCMSSMPQGFGGLSTNPFAAAAVAPATATTNPFQSNGRAAAVAAAGLFGGLHGQGYPPAHFATFGTGSMSMPAGFRTAATYNLPTSFSGTFQPPFPGQAPFPQPPAYPQQPNGVGFSAYGQAKAVVTPFGQAMAAPGVSSNPFLAGAPSGHYPSGSSSTNPFL; from the exons ATGGCGGCGAGTGCGAAAAGAAAGCAGGAGGAGAAACACCTGAAGATGCTGAGAGAAATGACGAGTTTGCCTCCTAACAGAAAGTGCTTTGACTGCGATCAGCGCGGCCCAACCTATGCCAACATGACGGTGGGGTCTTTCGTCTGCACCTCCTGCTCTGGCATACT gCGAGGGCTGAACCCACCCCACAGAGTGAAGTCCATCTCCATGACGACCTTCACGCAACAGGAAATCGAGTTTCTCCAGAAACACGGCAATGAG tCATGCAAACAGATATGGCTGGGGCTTTACGACGACAGAACTACCTCCATACCGGACTTCAGGGAACCCCAGAAAGTCAAGGAGTTCCTTCAGGACAAATACGAGAAGAAGAGATG GTTTGTTCCCCCGGAGCAGGCCAAAGTGGTGGCTTCTGTCCACGCCTCCATCTCCGGCTCGTCagccagcagcaccagcagcacccCCGAGGTCCGCCCCCTCAAAACACTGCTGGGGGAGTCGGCCCCCACCCTGCACCTCAACAAGCACACGCCCAGTCAG TCTCCGGTGGGGAGCCGTGTGGCCCAGGCCCTCCAGCtgagccagcagcagcagcagttccaCAACAAGAAGTTTGACCTCCTCAGCGACCTGGGCGGAGACATCTTCGCCGCGCCGCCCCACTCTCAGACTGCAGCAAGCTCGGCGGCCAACTTTGCCAACTTTGCACATTTCAACAGTCAGCCAG CTGCTCAGAACGCAAACGCAGACTTTGCTAACTTTGATGCGTTTGGGAGCGCGGGTCCATCGGGTGCTTTCCCCTCGGCACCCCAAGCCCCCTTCCAGACCTCACATACAG GAGGTAGTGTCCCGAGCGGGGTTCCGGGCTCTCTCCCCCCGGGGGCGTCGGCAGGGCTGCGTCACCCCCAGAGTCAGCTGACGGGTACGTCGGCGGCAGACCGCTACGCCGCGCTGGCCGAGCTGGACACCGTGTTCGGCTCGGCGGCCCCCGCCACCAGCGTCTACAACACCGTCAGCACTTCACAAGG GGGGATGTTTGGCCCTGTGACAGGAGTCTCGTCAGCCCAGGCACAGCAATGCATGTCCAGCATGCCCCAGGGTTTTGGAG GTCTGTCAACAAACCCTTTTGCTGCTGCAGCGGTTGCCCCGGCGACAGCCACCACCAACCCCTTCCAGAGCAACGGGAGAGCAGCGGCCGTGGCGGCAGCAG GCCTGTTTGGGGGTCTGCATGGGCAGGGTTACCCTCCAGCCCACTTTG CCACGTTTGGCACAGGGTCCATGAGCATGCCAGCCGGATTCAGGACCGCTGCTACCTACAACCTCCCCACCAGCTTCAGTGGGACCTTCCAACCTCCTTTCCCTGGCCAGGCCCCCTTCCCCCAGCCTCCGGCCTATCCCCAGCAAcccaacg GAGTGGGGTTTTCAGCCTATGGACAGGCCAAGGCTGTGGTAACCCCCTTTGGACAGGCGATGGCCGCCCCCGGGGTCTCTAGTAACCCCTTCTTG GCGGGCGCCCCTTCAGGACACTACCCCTCAGGAAGCTCTTCAACAAATCCTTTCTTATAG
- the LOC135546287 gene encoding arf-GAP domain and FG repeat-containing protein 1-like isoform X2: protein MAASAKRKQEEKHLKMLREMTSLPPNRKCFDCDQRGPTYANMTVGSFVCTSCSGILRGLNPPHRVKSISMTTFTQQEIEFLQKHGNESCKQIWLGLYDDRTTSIPDFREPQKVKEFLQDKYEKKRWFVPPEQAKVVASVHASISGSSASSTSSTPEVRPLKTLLGESAPTLHLNKHTPSQSPVGSRVAQALQLSQQQQQFHNKKFDLLSDLGGDIFAAPPHSQTAASSAANFANFAHFNSQPAAQNANADFANFDAFGSAGPSGAFPSAPQAPFQTSHTAFTSLSSSRSVGEFATAGTALPHPGAGAHRGSVPSGVPGSLPPGASAGLRHPQSQLTGTSAADRYAALAELDTVFGSAAPATSVYNTVSTSQGGMFGPVTGVSSAQAQQCMSSMPQGFGGLSTNPFAAAAVAPATATTNPFQSNGRAAAVAAAATFGTGSMSMPAGFRTAATYNLPTSFSGTFQPPFPGQAPFPQPPAYPQQPNGVGFSAYGQAKAVVTPFGQAMAAPGVSSNPFLAGAPSGHYPSGSSSTNPFL from the exons ATGGCGGCGAGTGCGAAAAGAAAGCAGGAGGAGAAACACCTGAAGATGCTGAGAGAAATGACGAGTTTGCCTCCTAACAGAAAGTGCTTTGACTGCGATCAGCGCGGCCCAACCTATGCCAACATGACGGTGGGGTCTTTCGTCTGCACCTCCTGCTCTGGCATACT gCGAGGGCTGAACCCACCCCACAGAGTGAAGTCCATCTCCATGACGACCTTCACGCAACAGGAAATCGAGTTTCTCCAGAAACACGGCAATGAG tCATGCAAACAGATATGGCTGGGGCTTTACGACGACAGAACTACCTCCATACCGGACTTCAGGGAACCCCAGAAAGTCAAGGAGTTCCTTCAGGACAAATACGAGAAGAAGAGATG GTTTGTTCCCCCGGAGCAGGCCAAAGTGGTGGCTTCTGTCCACGCCTCCATCTCCGGCTCGTCagccagcagcaccagcagcacccCCGAGGTCCGCCCCCTCAAAACACTGCTGGGGGAGTCGGCCCCCACCCTGCACCTCAACAAGCACACGCCCAGTCAG TCTCCGGTGGGGAGCCGTGTGGCCCAGGCCCTCCAGCtgagccagcagcagcagcagttccaCAACAAGAAGTTTGACCTCCTCAGCGACCTGGGCGGAGACATCTTCGCCGCGCCGCCCCACTCTCAGACTGCAGCAAGCTCGGCGGCCAACTTTGCCAACTTTGCACATTTCAACAGTCAGCCAG CTGCTCAGAACGCAAACGCAGACTTTGCTAACTTTGATGCGTTTGGGAGCGCGGGTCCATCGGGTGCTTTCCCCTCGGCACCCCAAGCCCCCTTCCAGACCTCACATACAG CGTTCACGTCCCTCTCATCCAGCCGCAGTGTGGGTGAGTTTGCCACCGCTGGCACTGCTCTACCTCACCCGGGTGCAGGTGCTCACA GAGGTAGTGTCCCGAGCGGGGTTCCGGGCTCTCTCCCCCCGGGGGCGTCGGCAGGGCTGCGTCACCCCCAGAGTCAGCTGACGGGTACGTCGGCGGCAGACCGCTACGCCGCGCTGGCCGAGCTGGACACCGTGTTCGGCTCGGCGGCCCCCGCCACCAGCGTCTACAACACCGTCAGCACTTCACAAGG GGGGATGTTTGGCCCTGTGACAGGAGTCTCGTCAGCCCAGGCACAGCAATGCATGTCCAGCATGCCCCAGGGTTTTGGAG GTCTGTCAACAAACCCTTTTGCTGCTGCAGCGGTTGCCCCGGCGACAGCCACCACCAACCCCTTCCAGAGCAACGGGAGAGCAGCGGCCGTGGCGGCAGCAG CCACGTTTGGCACAGGGTCCATGAGCATGCCAGCCGGATTCAGGACCGCTGCTACCTACAACCTCCCCACCAGCTTCAGTGGGACCTTCCAACCTCCTTTCCCTGGCCAGGCCCCCTTCCCCCAGCCTCCGGCCTATCCCCAGCAAcccaacg GAGTGGGGTTTTCAGCCTATGGACAGGCCAAGGCTGTGGTAACCCCCTTTGGACAGGCGATGGCCGCCCCCGGGGTCTCTAGTAACCCCTTCTTG GCGGGCGCCCCTTCAGGACACTACCCCTCAGGAAGCTCTTCAACAAATCCTTTCTTATAG